From one Chloroflexota bacterium genomic stretch:
- the recR gene encoding recombination protein RecR encodes MAAPLIEPVARLIEAFARLPGIGPKTAQRLTYQLLRGPDSEARTLAAALIAVRDRVVFCERCFNISETPLCSICTDPGRDQRRLCVVEEPLDVLALDRTGEFRGLYHVLHGAISPIDGIGPDRLRIRELLARADVARAEGLPFEEVIIATNPTLEGEATAMYLAERLAGVVGAVTRIARGIPVGGDLEYADEVTLIRALQGRRAV; translated from the coding sequence GTGGCTGCCCCCCTCATCGAGCCTGTCGCCCGCCTCATCGAGGCGTTCGCGCGGCTGCCCGGCATCGGGCCGAAGACCGCGCAACGGCTCACCTACCAGCTCCTCCGCGGCCCCGACTCGGAGGCGCGCACGCTCGCGGCCGCGCTCATCGCGGTCCGCGACCGCGTCGTCTTCTGCGAGCGGTGCTTCAACATCAGCGAGACGCCGCTCTGCTCGATCTGCACCGACCCGGGCCGCGACCAACGGCGGCTCTGCGTCGTGGAGGAACCCCTCGACGTGCTCGCGCTCGACCGGACCGGCGAATTCCGGGGCCTGTATCACGTTCTCCACGGCGCGATCTCACCGATCGACGGGATCGGTCCCGACCGACTTCGGATCCGTGAGCTCCTCGCCCGGGCCGACGTCGCCAGGGCGGAAGGACTGCCGTTCGAAGAGGTGATCATCGCCACCAATCCGACGCTCGAGGGGGAGGCGACGGCGATGTACCTCGCCGAACGACTTGCGGGTGTCGTCGGTGCGGTGACGCGCATCGCCCGCGGGATCCCCGTCGGGGGCGATCTCGAATACGCCGACGAGGTGACGCTCATCCGGGCCCTCCAGGGCCGTCGCGCCGTCTGA
- a CDS encoding YbaB/EbfC family nucleoid-associated protein, translating into MGMANLQRMAQQMQQQMLRVQEELAAATVDGSAGGGVVRATVTGKQELRSLTIDPTAVDPADVEMLQDLVVAAVNDALRASRDLEQAKMAAVTGGLRIPGL; encoded by the coding sequence ATGGGGATGGCGAACCTGCAGCGCATGGCGCAACAGATGCAGCAGCAGATGCTCCGCGTCCAGGAGGAGCTCGCCGCGGCGACCGTCGACGGTTCGGCGGGCGGAGGCGTCGTCCGGGCCACGGTGACCGGCAAGCAGGAGCTCCGATCGCTCACGATCGACCCGACCGCCGTCGACCCCGCCGACGTCGAGATGCTGCAGGACCTCGTCGTCGCCGCCGTGAACGACGCGCTGCGCGCGTCGCGCGACCTCGAGCAGGCGAAGATGGCGGCCGTGACGGGCGGCCTCCGGATCCCGGGCCTGTAG